A window of Metabacillus sp. B2-18 contains these coding sequences:
- a CDS encoding type II toxin-antitoxin system RelE/ParE family toxin: MDISFKNKRIEKVCNNEKEMSKHFEKQVVKKLQQRLFELRAASSLDKISHLPPPRLHELDQDRTGQFAVDLKHPFRLIFVPDHDPVPRKSDGGIDRTLISAIKIIEVGVDYHGK, from the coding sequence ATGGATATATCTTTCAAGAACAAACGTATAGAAAAAGTATGTAACAATGAAAAAGAAATGTCTAAACACTTTGAAAAGCAAGTTGTGAAAAAACTACAACAAAGACTATTTGAGCTAAGGGCTGCAAGCAGTCTTGACAAGATAAGTCATTTACCCCCTCCTAGGCTACATGAACTAGATCAGGATAGAACTGGTCAATTTGCAGTTGATTTAAAACATCCCTTTCGTCTTATTTTTGTGCCTGATCATGATCCTGTTCCTAGGAAATCTGATGGCGGTATTGATCGTACGCTCATCAGCGCTATAAAAATTATTGAAGTTGGGGTTGATTATCATGGCAAATAA
- a CDS encoding ParB/RepB/Spo0J family partition protein, translated as MLVYRDQSHFSLFNKELRDLVEKRKSLDSVQFERQLNQLFEKEIPEVVLQPNKELKEIYPKYELIDKTETYNEMLDLNIIIGHNVSSSRERIYSNISRVQKAVPFIIEGNKKPIDVHKIGEDYYISDGKHRFYAHILLGKNKILAEVKEYNYSDFLSNHTLVKQGDDYLLIGNDKIVKHDARKVFNREFSPLKRLKEEEVKRFKQLNIELIDLNEIEKSEVNNSKQSIWDGLKKFFDK; from the coding sequence GTGCTTGTTTATAGAGATCAGAGCCATTTTAGTTTATTCAATAAAGAGCTTAGGGATTTAGTAGAAAAAAGGAAATCATTAGATTCTGTCCAGTTTGAACGCCAACTAAATCAATTATTCGAGAAAGAAATACCGGAGGTTGTATTACAGCCTAATAAAGAGTTAAAAGAGATTTATCCTAAATATGAACTAATAGATAAGACAGAAACCTATAATGAAATGCTAGATTTGAATATTATAATAGGTCATAATGTCTCGAGTAGTAGAGAAAGAATATATTCAAATATTAGTCGTGTTCAAAAGGCAGTCCCATTTATCATTGAAGGAAACAAAAAACCAATAGATGTACATAAGATTGGGGAAGATTACTACATAAGTGATGGGAAACACAGATTTTATGCTCATATTCTATTAGGGAAAAACAAAATACTTGCCGAGGTTAAGGAGTATAATTATTCAGATTTCCTTTCAAACCACACTTTAGTGAAACAAGGTGATGATTACCTTCTGATAGGCAATGACAAAATAGTTAAACATGATGCCCGAAAAGTTTTTAATCGAGAATTTAGCCCTTTGAAAAGATTAAAGGAAGAAGAGGTAAAACGTTTTAAACAATTAAATATAGAGCTGATAGATTTAAACGAAATAGAAAAATCCGAGGTGAATAATAGTAAGCAATCGATTTGGGACGGGTTAAAGAAGTTTTTTGATAAATAA
- a CDS encoding DUF2726 domain-containing protein: MTLKNSIFDSKSEIKVLKQLRSTWTGKVGIYNHVPVANVVNIPNLSGYKKSQIEYLWKTNFDYVIASEEDKNFGEPLLIIEFDGLGEGYSLDGEYKQLRETEDPNRDWKLNFKSQICEESGVPLVIVSYPETELIDDKFTVIDGIVGEVLADRNFTERFNNEIHVLNKQLKDIQDPELRQHYIEMYGIEREVEEQIKNNPIAFESNRLRNLLIKNKILNTWGYSFSKDGFYISCEYFANLHNGIQLSEKAQIREVNCRGFESSSLVEEIAQLQLLRKIAKQHGLN; the protein is encoded by the coding sequence ATGACTCTAAAGAATAGTATTTTTGACAGTAAAAGCGAGATAAAAGTGCTCAAACAGTTGCGTTCAACATGGACAGGAAAGGTTGGAATATATAATCATGTTCCAGTTGCGAATGTAGTTAATATTCCTAATCTTAGTGGATATAAAAAGAGTCAAATAGAGTATTTATGGAAAACAAATTTCGATTATGTTATTGCCTCAGAAGAGGATAAAAATTTTGGTGAACCATTATTAATTATTGAGTTTGATGGACTTGGTGAAGGCTATTCTCTTGATGGCGAGTACAAACAACTCCGGGAAACAGAAGATCCTAACCGTGATTGGAAACTAAACTTTAAAAGTCAAATATGCGAAGAATCAGGAGTTCCACTTGTTATTGTTTCTTACCCTGAAACTGAACTTATCGATGATAAGTTTACAGTAATTGATGGAATTGTTGGTGAAGTTCTCGCTGACAGGAATTTTACTGAGCGTTTTAATAATGAAATACATGTACTGAATAAACAATTAAAAGATATCCAAGATCCCGAACTCAGACAGCATTATATAGAAATGTACGGAATTGAAAGAGAAGTAGAAGAACAAATAAAAAACAACCCAATAGCTTTTGAAAGTAATCGTCTACGTAATTTGTTAATTAAAAATAAAATATTAAATACTTGGGGATATTCTTTTTCAAAGGATGGATTTTACATATCCTGTGAATATTTTGCTAATTTACATAATGGAATTCAGTTGTCGGAGAAGGCTCAGATAAGAGAGGTGAATTGCAGGGGCTTTGAAAGTAGTTCATTAGTAGAAGAGATTGCACAATTGCAGTTGTTAAGAAAAATTGCTAAACAACATGGTCTTAATTAG
- a CDS encoding HigA family addiction module antitoxin, protein MANKNQFNPDYIVPPGDTLEELLEHYDMTQAELAERTGRTPKLINEIIKGKAALTPETALQFEHVFGVEADFWNNLESNYRQMLARKKNEDQLKEQLDFLNQFPVKFMVKNGWVKAEKDKTKQLKELLSFFGVASFSAWKEVWGEVFNQPEAAFRKTEAFPSNSESIAVWLRKGELEARNINCAPYDEKKFKESLKEIRLLTDEDPESFIPKLTEICAKAGVAVVFVPETPGSRVSGATTWNGKKPIIILSFRYKSNDHLWFTFFHEAGHILKHSKKITFLEFKDNIDEYEEEADLFASTTLIPAKKYSEFIKKRDFKEQAIIAFAEEVNIAPGVVLGRLQHDGHIPYPTRLNRLKRSYKWAN, encoded by the coding sequence ATGGCAAATAAAAATCAATTTAATCCGGATTATATTGTTCCGCCTGGAGATACTTTAGAGGAATTATTAGAACACTACGATATGACTCAGGCTGAACTTGCAGAACGTACTGGCAGAACACCAAAGTTAATTAATGAGATCATAAAAGGAAAGGCTGCACTGACTCCAGAAACAGCTTTACAATTTGAGCATGTTTTTGGAGTAGAAGCTGACTTTTGGAATAATTTAGAGAGCAACTATCGGCAAATGTTAGCTAGAAAAAAGAATGAAGACCAACTCAAGGAACAATTAGATTTCTTGAACCAGTTTCCAGTTAAGTTCATGGTAAAGAATGGTTGGGTTAAAGCTGAGAAAGATAAAACGAAACAATTAAAAGAACTTCTATCTTTTTTCGGAGTCGCGTCCTTTAGTGCTTGGAAAGAAGTATGGGGCGAAGTATTTAACCAACCAGAGGCTGCATTTAGGAAAACAGAGGCTTTTCCAAGCAATTCCGAGTCAATCGCAGTATGGTTACGAAAGGGAGAACTAGAAGCAAGGAACATTAATTGTGCTCCTTATGATGAGAAAAAGTTTAAAGAATCATTAAAAGAGATAAGATTATTAACAGATGAAGATCCAGAAAGCTTTATTCCTAAGTTAACTGAAATATGCGCCAAGGCTGGAGTTGCAGTTGTATTTGTCCCTGAGACACCTGGTAGTAGGGTAAGTGGGGCTACAACATGGAATGGAAAAAAACCAATAATTATTTTAAGTTTTAGATATAAATCAAACGACCATTTATGGTTTACCTTTTTTCATGAAGCTGGCCATATTTTAAAGCATAGCAAGAAAATTACCTTTTTGGAATTTAAAGACAACATTGATGAATATGAAGAAGAAGCAGATCTATTTGCATCCACTACTTTAATACCTGCAAAGAAATATAGTGAGTTTATTAAAAAAAGAGACTTTAAGGAACAAGCCATTATAGCATTTGCGGAAGAAGTCAATATTGCACCTGGTGTTGTTCTTGGAAGGTTGCAGCACGATGGACATATACCTTATCCAACAAGGTTAAATCGTTTAAAAAGATCTTATAAATGGGCCAATTGA
- a CDS encoding recombinase family protein, with product MGKINAPSISGSKENEMIRVAAYCRTSTSHDEMTKSLENQVRHYTRFIQGQENYKLIGIYYDRGKSGMTIEKRPGFQRLLRHCEEQKIDLILTKSVSRFSRNSKDLLEIVDRLKELGTTVYFEREKINTSELKNKFYLTALAAIAQEESRTISEITKWGFEKRFQRGVPHFQPQLGYQVVENKQVSIVRIIEAEAAIVREIFERFNNGMKKSDIAHMLIERGVKTTKGYDVWTNTAVHRILTNRNYTGDKLTHEKVRDYLQDGYKRNSGTEKQYLIENSHPAIISRETFNQAQSLLEKYNSKFQARKYSPKNRETPLSKRITCGLCDNNYQHSKATWICRRRKASQHLCNSEKITEKELLKMTIRGFQQRYDFSNPKVLNQMLFDIKHMNKNDHFEYRRLLYFSELEMAREVELSKEKYLTSRGREEIEQELKAFEEWATKIEEDRKYRNQAIEWISRVTGTEKFIKGLTIDYMRAWIINIKVFSQDAFIIRWLNQEETQIGNCVVPEKPVENKVDHEQVLPTTPNKAPEVPVEKGEPKLNGQVTVIEKNPSKIVTTVKKEFELYANQRPSERKPDQPKIRTAAYARISTEVPHQLGSLETQIAYYTYYILKDPNQSLVKVYAEKGVSGTNTDHRKEFQRLIEDCKKGKIDRIITKSISRFGRNTVDVLETVRMLKALKPPVEVVFQKENIRTLDEDGEVMLTIYIGLAQEESRNLAESVAWGKRRLAERGKFNTKYERYGYEYDEDGNWLIHPKEGDVIRRIYKEFLTGKSTNQIAKELSEDGIVTARGKNKWHHRSIDCMITNPIYAGDLVFQRFYVEDTLTGKNLKNNGELPQYVTQNHHPAIVSREDWEAAQRIMDSRSNKKGKSTKPHTRQEFFNLFTCSECGAPIIHIRCSSDGSHYWRCRTAEKKYTEVTCDVRGFREESIEHRFMTLLQEMKMTDGYRDKMKQAFRNTVPDENERKRIEQVKDDMQQLYQQLYDEVDEGERHGGDPNKIKEITDQIVELQNQVYDFEDREQQCLEAEKDLEWLLEELKGIQEFKPEKERIEFRADIFSRIVEKGTVYPDGRIVYDLKFGMQVTTEQNDMMAWRLRKKGKPRKRKKK from the coding sequence TTGGGGAAAATAAATGCTCCTTCGATTTCGGGGAGTAAGGAAAATGAGATGATTCGTGTTGCAGCCTACTGTCGAACAAGTACTAGTCATGATGAAATGACAAAGTCTCTTGAGAATCAGGTGCGGCATTATACAAGATTTATTCAAGGACAAGAGAATTATAAATTGATAGGAATCTACTATGATAGAGGAAAATCAGGAATGACAATCGAGAAGCGGCCAGGTTTCCAACGACTTCTGAGGCATTGTGAGGAACAAAAAATAGATTTAATTTTGACAAAGAGCGTTTCACGTTTTTCTAGGAATTCAAAGGATTTACTCGAAATAGTTGACCGTCTAAAGGAACTGGGTACGACAGTTTATTTTGAACGTGAGAAAATAAACACATCGGAATTAAAAAATAAGTTCTACCTTACTGCATTAGCAGCAATCGCTCAAGAAGAAAGCAGAACCATTTCGGAAATTACAAAATGGGGGTTTGAAAAAAGATTTCAAAGAGGGGTTCCTCATTTCCAACCACAGTTAGGTTATCAGGTGGTGGAAAACAAACAAGTATCTATTGTAAGGATAATTGAGGCAGAAGCAGCGATTGTTCGAGAAATATTTGAACGATTTAACAATGGAATGAAAAAGAGTGATATTGCCCATATGTTAATTGAACGGGGAGTAAAAACAACCAAAGGATATGATGTATGGACAAATACAGCTGTACATCGGATTCTTACTAATCGAAATTACACCGGGGACAAACTTACTCATGAGAAAGTGAGGGACTACCTACAAGATGGTTATAAGAGAAATAGTGGAACCGAGAAACAGTACCTCATTGAGAATAGTCACCCAGCCATTATTAGCAGAGAAACCTTTAATCAAGCGCAATCTCTTCTGGAAAAATATAATAGCAAGTTTCAGGCACGAAAGTATTCGCCGAAGAATAGGGAAACCCCTTTGTCCAAAAGAATTACATGTGGGTTGTGTGACAATAATTATCAGCATTCAAAAGCTACATGGATCTGCAGAAGAAGAAAAGCAAGCCAACATCTGTGCAATTCGGAAAAGATAACCGAAAAAGAACTTCTTAAGATGACAATCAGGGGTTTTCAACAGCGTTATGATTTTAGCAACCCAAAAGTGCTAAATCAGATGTTATTTGATATTAAACACATGAATAAAAACGATCACTTTGAATATCGTCGTTTGCTTTATTTTTCTGAATTGGAGATGGCTAGGGAAGTAGAGCTTAGTAAAGAAAAATACTTAACAAGTAGAGGGAGAGAAGAAATAGAACAGGAACTGAAGGCATTTGAAGAGTGGGCAACCAAAATTGAAGAAGACAGAAAATATCGTAATCAAGCAATTGAATGGATATCAAGGGTTACGGGTACAGAAAAGTTTATAAAGGGGCTTACCATTGACTATATGCGTGCCTGGATTATTAATATTAAGGTATTTTCACAAGATGCATTTATAATTCGATGGCTAAATCAGGAAGAAACACAAATAGGAAATTGTGTGGTACCTGAAAAGCCTGTGGAAAATAAAGTGGATCATGAACAGGTTCTTCCAACCACTCCTAATAAGGCCCCTGAAGTTCCGGTAGAAAAGGGGGAACCAAAATTGAACGGACAAGTTACTGTAATAGAAAAAAATCCTTCAAAAATAGTAACAACAGTAAAAAAGGAATTTGAGTTATATGCAAATCAACGCCCATCTGAACGGAAACCAGATCAACCGAAAATTAGAACTGCGGCCTATGCAAGAATTAGCACCGAAGTACCACACCAACTTGGAAGTTTGGAAACACAAATTGCCTATTACACTTACTATATTTTGAAAGACCCTAATCAATCATTGGTCAAAGTGTATGCTGAAAAGGGGGTATCGGGAACAAATACAGACCATCGAAAAGAATTCCAACGGTTAATAGAGGATTGCAAAAAAGGAAAAATTGATCGCATTATTACAAAGTCAATCTCCAGATTTGGCAGAAATACCGTTGACGTACTTGAGACTGTTCGAATGCTTAAGGCACTGAAGCCACCGGTGGAAGTTGTGTTTCAAAAGGAAAATATTCGAACACTTGATGAAGATGGCGAGGTGATGCTTACGATTTATATTGGACTGGCTCAAGAGGAAAGCAGAAACTTAGCAGAAAGCGTTGCTTGGGGAAAACGTAGATTGGCTGAGCGAGGGAAGTTCAATACCAAATACGAACGCTACGGTTATGAGTATGATGAGGATGGGAACTGGCTAATTCACCCGAAAGAGGGGGATGTTATACGCCGAATTTACAAGGAGTTTTTGACTGGCAAAAGCACAAATCAAATTGCAAAGGAATTATCTGAAGATGGTATTGTAACAGCTAGAGGAAAAAACAAGTGGCACCATCGCAGCATTGATTGCATGATTACCAATCCAATTTATGCCGGTGATTTAGTCTTTCAACGGTTTTATGTAGAGGATACTTTAACTGGAAAAAATCTTAAAAATAATGGAGAGCTCCCGCAATATGTAACCCAAAATCACCACCCAGCAATCGTCAGTAGGGAGGATTGGGAAGCGGCCCAACGTATCATGGATAGCCGGAGTAATAAAAAGGGAAAATCAACGAAGCCCCACACCCGACAGGAATTTTTTAACCTATTTACGTGTTCCGAATGCGGCGCTCCTATCATTCATATAAGATGCTCGAGTGATGGGTCTCATTATTGGCGGTGTAGAACAGCGGAGAAAAAGTACACAGAAGTAACTTGTGATGTACGTGGGTTCCGAGAAGAATCGATTGAACATAGGTTCATGACATTACTGCAGGAAATGAAAATGACAGATGGCTATCGGGATAAAATGAAACAAGCGTTTAGAAATACTGTTCCTGATGAAAACGAACGAAAACGGATAGAACAAGTCAAGGATGATATGCAGCAACTTTACCAACAGCTTTATGATGAAGTGGATGAAGGAGAGCGGCATGGAGGCGACCCCAACAAAATAAAAGAAATAACAGATCAAATTGTGGAACTGCAAAATCAAGTCTATGACTTTGAAGATAGAGAACAACAGTGCCTGGAAGCGGAAAAAGATCTTGAATGGCTTCTTGAAGAATTGAAAGGGATTCAGGAATTTAAACCTGAAAAGGAGCGGATTGAATTCCGGGCAGATATTTTCAGTAGGATTGTTGAGAAAGGAACTGTCTATCCCGATGGCCGAATCGTTTATGATTTAAAGTTTGGGATGCAAGTCACTACCGAACAAAATGATATGATGGCTTGGCGGTTGAGAAAGAAAGGTAAGCCTCGCAAACGGAAGAAAAAATAA
- a CDS encoding ROK family protein → MHTIGIDLGGTNLRIGVFNEQGEIINEQSQSTEAAKGPEYVINQMAEIINKLKSTYKIKAVGIGSPGPLNPHDGIIIEPPNLPGWVNIPIVQLLEEKTNLPVKLENDANAAALAEATLGAGKGASSVFFITVSTGIGGGYVLNGELVSGAQGSCGEIGNMIVNPSPDAYQGPGLNKGALEGLASGTAIGRIGQERLNITNGAQGVFQLAEQGNKEAQSILDEAINYLAIGLANIVHTVNPEIIVIGGGVMKSKELILEPLINKTKEYVYPSLKETLIIIPALLDQKAGLIGAGLLPK, encoded by the coding sequence ATGCACACAATCGGAATCGACCTCGGCGGCACAAACCTGCGCATCGGCGTCTTCAATGAGCAAGGAGAAATCATCAACGAACAAAGTCAATCAACAGAAGCAGCAAAAGGACCCGAGTACGTCATAAACCAAATGGCAGAGATCATCAACAAACTAAAATCTACATATAAAATCAAAGCCGTCGGCATCGGCTCACCAGGCCCACTCAACCCACACGACGGAATCATTATCGAACCACCTAACCTACCAGGCTGGGTAAACATCCCGATCGTCCAACTACTCGAAGAAAAAACCAACCTACCAGTAAAACTAGAAAACGACGCAAACGCAGCTGCCCTTGCCGAAGCCACACTTGGTGCAGGAAAAGGTGCAAGCAGTGTGTTCTTCATCACAGTTAGTACGGGAATCGGTGGTGGATATGTGTTAAACGGCGAGCTCGTCTCAGGTGCCCAAGGAAGCTGCGGCGAGATTGGCAATATGATTGTGAACCCAAGCCCAGACGCCTATCAAGGACCAGGCCTGAACAAAGGTGCGCTCGAAGGTCTAGCAAGCGGAACCGCCATCGGCAGAATCGGTCAAGAACGCCTAAACATCACAAACGGCGCGCAAGGAGTTTTCCAACTGGCAGAGCAGGGCAACAAAGAAGCACAGAGTATCCTCGACGAAGCAATCAACTACCTAGCAATTGGCTTGGCAAACATTGTTCATACGGTGAATCCAGAGATCATCGTCATCGGCGGTGGTGTGATGAAATCGAAGGAACTAATTTTAGAGCCATTAATCAATAAAACAAAGGAATATGTGTATCCGAGTTTAAAGGAAACCTTAATAATAATCCCTGCACTGTTAGATCAAAAAGCAGGTTTAATCGGAGCGGGGCTGTTACCGAAGTAA
- a CDS encoding VanZ family protein, translating into MKGLLVCFAILLLCLFTFTESLSLLLSQQKVSFHYEPHPAFSSFLHNDLMNLQDLTYRRQKLGHFSYFFFLAILIYWAWRRHSFVFIMTLGAAFLTEIGQLFFSRSGRLLDVGYDMAGVCLFYLLYGCYRGGSWLYTKVNDEVSVNRQ; encoded by the coding sequence TTGAAAGGTTTACTTGTTTGTTTTGCTATTTTGTTATTATGCTTATTCACTTTTACAGAAAGCTTAAGTCTACTTTTGTCTCAACAAAAGGTTTCGTTTCATTATGAGCCGCATCCTGCTTTTAGCAGTTTTCTTCATAATGATTTGATGAATCTACAGGATCTTACCTATCGTCGGCAGAAGCTTGGGCATTTTAGCTATTTCTTCTTTCTGGCTATCCTTATTTATTGGGCTTGGAGACGTCATTCCTTCGTTTTCATTATGACGTTAGGTGCAGCTTTTCTGACTGAAATTGGACAGCTGTTTTTCTCAAGAAGCGGACGATTGTTGGATGTTGGATATGATATGGCTGGCGTTTGTTTGTTTTATTTATTGTATGGATGCTATCGTGGTGGAAGCTGGTTGTATACGAAAGTGAATGATGAAGTATCGGTGAACAGACAGTGA
- a CDS encoding recombinase zinc beta ribbon domain-containing protein: MEKIKLLINIEETRQILLITIRGGHFFIVIGGIYFAYFYPFSLTAFLTHKRIRNDGSERQYFIKDHHPAIISDEDWNAAQQEMKRRSKMLRDPDGKYAQVYSNTSYFSNSFYCGECGSPVVRRRLTSERNGEKYLYTAWQCRAKIHPKKYNIKCSGRHVWEEALEREFMDLIYELKENRSQVIEEANEVIAEYDLNIKEKERLGILEEKLETINERLVELTDNSTSSVSGAYEATIRHLYYEQEMLQAELEELNEKQQESRHLAKQLSKLLMYLDELEERAENQPFRADIFKQTVHRGIIYRNYDVTIEFKCGIARQVRATRVKEEE, translated from the coding sequence ATGGAGAAAATAAAACTTCTTATTAATATAGAAGAAACTCGTCAAATTTTGCTCATCACAATACGTGGTGGGCATTTTTTTATTGTTATAGGGGGGATATATTTTGCGTATTTTTATCCATTCAGCCTCACGGCGTTTCTTACCCATAAGAGAATCCGTAATGATGGCTCGGAACGACAGTATTTTATTAAGGACCATCACCCAGCTATCATTTCAGACGAAGATTGGAATGCAGCCCAGCAGGAGATGAAACGAAGAAGCAAGATGCTGAGGGATCCAGATGGCAAATATGCACAAGTGTATTCGAACACATCGTATTTTTCCAACAGCTTTTACTGCGGGGAATGCGGAAGCCCGGTTGTAAGGCGGAGGCTTACCTCGGAAAGAAATGGGGAAAAATATCTATACACAGCATGGCAATGCAGAGCGAAGATTCACCCCAAAAAATACAATATTAAATGTTCTGGACGACATGTTTGGGAAGAAGCATTGGAAAGAGAATTTATGGATTTGATTTATGAACTGAAAGAGAACAGAAGTCAGGTGATAGAAGAAGCAAATGAGGTCATAGCCGAGTACGACCTAAATATTAAAGAAAAAGAGCGGCTTGGAATTCTAGAAGAGAAACTGGAAACCATAAATGAACGTTTGGTTGAACTAACCGATAATAGCACCTCCTCAGTAAGTGGGGCTTATGAGGCAACCATAAGGCATCTATATTATGAACAAGAAATGCTTCAAGCAGAACTTGAAGAGCTTAACGAGAAACAGCAGGAAAGCCGCCATTTAGCCAAGCAACTTAGCAAATTACTGATGTATCTGGATGAATTGGAAGAACGCGCCGAGAACCAACCTTTCAGGGCTGACATTTTCAAGCAAACGGTTCACCGGGGCATCATTTACAGAAATTACGATGTAACCATTGAATTTAAATGTGGAATTGCAAGACAGGTTAGAGCTACAAGAGTTAAGGAAGAAGAATGA
- a CDS encoding helix-turn-helix domain-containing protein: MAKQHNTVETKLKAVRRVLEDLTPVAIVAKDLDLHRDTVNRWVNAYKKNGEKGLINPKSVAHSSTQKQDEKIRELEKKLKEKELENEILKKFQAFLKEKK; the protein is encoded by the coding sequence ATGGCAAAACAACATAATACTGTCGAAACTAAGTTAAAAGCTGTTCGTAGAGTATTGGAAGATCTTACACCAGTGGCAATTGTGGCTAAAGATTTAGACCTTCATCGTGATACGGTTAATCGATGGGTTAATGCATATAAGAAAAATGGAGAAAAAGGATTAATTAATCCTAAATCTGTTGCCCATTCTTCAACTCAAAAACAAGATGAAAAGATAAGAGAGTTAGAAAAGAAACTTAAAGAAAAAGAACTAGAGAATGAAATCCTAAAAAAGTTCCAGGCCTTTCTCAAGGAGAAAAAATAA
- a CDS encoding IS3 family transposase, protein MVLLCKVLGVSKSGYYAYIKRPSRKIGKGDREILSLIKRIYNRHQGTYGAKRISKVLKNKGIVVNHKRVARLMKVTNLKAKVRRPKTTKESKVQAAGFVYENILKRNFKAVHPNQKWVTDMTEVWIGSHKRCISAILDLFNSEIIAFEISTSPNTELIEATVKKAMKNRNLKDLKGVVIHSDQGSVYRSLSYNELSKNLHFTPSMSRKANCWDNAVIESFFSQLKSEFPCFYPTNNIKTSDTNFKKYVHYYNEERIHTRTGFVSPSEYYKDYIQTKKLGLCVSNFKAAT, encoded by the coding sequence GTGGTGTTGTTATGTAAGGTTTTAGGGGTATCTAAAAGTGGATATTACGCTTATATTAAACGTCCTAGTAGAAAAATTGGTAAAGGGGATCGTGAAATTTTAAGCCTTATTAAACGTATCTATAATCGTCATCAGGGCACCTATGGTGCTAAACGAATTTCGAAAGTATTGAAGAATAAAGGAATAGTAGTGAATCACAAAAGAGTAGCTCGCTTAATGAAAGTAACAAACTTAAAAGCCAAAGTAAGACGGCCAAAAACAACCAAAGAGTCTAAAGTTCAAGCAGCTGGTTTTGTATATGAAAATATTTTAAAAAGAAATTTCAAAGCAGTTCACCCTAATCAAAAATGGGTAACAGATATGACTGAGGTATGGATTGGGTCACATAAAAGATGTATCTCAGCTATTCTAGACTTATTTAACAGTGAAATTATTGCTTTTGAGATTAGCACAAGTCCAAACACTGAATTAATTGAAGCTACTGTAAAAAAGGCGATGAAAAATAGAAATCTGAAAGATTTAAAAGGCGTAGTCATTCATAGTGATCAAGGAAGTGTCTATAGATCCCTTAGTTACAATGAATTAAGCAAGAATCTACACTTTACTCCGAGTATGTCACGTAAAGCAAATTGTTGGGATAATGCGGTAATAGAGAGCTTTTTTTCCCAACTAAAATCTGAGTTTCCATGTTTTTATCCCACAAATAACATAAAAACAAGTGATACAAACTTTAAAAAATATGTACATTATTACAACGAGGAACGAATTCATACAAGAACCGGTTTTGTTTCTCCAAGTGAATATTATAAGGATTATATCCAAACTAAGAAGCTGGGGCTTTGCGTATCAAACTTCAAAGCAGCAACTTGA